In Planktothrix sp. FACHB-1365, the genomic stretch TTCTAGTTCTAGTATTTCAATTCAGATTAGTCCCGAACCGAATTATTTAACCGTTATCCCTTCTGAAACTGAACGGATACCACAACTGGGAAGTATGGAAAATGATCTACTCATTGGTACTCATGAAAATGAGGCAATATGCGGGTTTACAGGTGCAGATGTGTTTGTTTTAAGTCCTAATCCTAATTTCCCCAATTCCAACCCGAATTTAGCCGATATAATTATAGATTTTAATCTGGAAGGAGGTGATAAAATTGGATTGTCTGAAAACTTAATAGCTCAACCCTTAATATTAGAAACCTTTGATTCTAACGCTGATGGAAGCCTTGATGCGACTATAATCAAACTCGGTAGTAATAGTCAATCTGAAGTTCTCGGTAGTGTGTTAGGTACAGTTTCTGCACATGGACAAACAACATTAACGCCTGCCCATTTTACCGTAATTTCTCAGAATATGCTCATGTTAGACTAAAACAGTTTGGGATTAGATACACAATGATCATGGTGCAACTCTCCAAGGACTTACTTGATGAAGAAATTATTGGCTTCCTGAAACACCATCTGGAATTTAAGGACGTTTATCAGAAAATATTGTCTCAAAAAGTCATTAATCAAGTAGCTGAGGAAAGAGGTATTATTGTAACGGCTGAAGAAATTCAAAATCAAGCTAACCAACAACGTTATGCCAAACGCTTAGAAAAAGCGGCGGATACCTTAGCTTGGTTAGCTGACCAAATGATCACCTCCGATGACTGGGAAGCGGGAATTCGAGAACATCTTTTATCTGAAAAATTAGCAGAATCTTTATTTACTAAAGACGTTGAAAAATACTTTATTCAAAATCGCTTAAATTTTGAGCAAGTTTCCTTATATCAAATTATTGTTCCCTATGAACGCTTGGCTAAAGAGTTATTTTATCAGATAGAAGAAGAAGAAATTAGTTTCTATCATGCCGCCCATTTATATGATATTGAGCCCGGACGTCGTGAACGCTGCGGATATGAAGGTAAACTCTATCGTTGGGAATTAAAAGCGGATTTTGCCGCCATTGTATTTGCTGCAACCCCTGGAGAAATATTAAGTCCTGTCAAAACTGACCAAGGTTATCATTTAATTTTAGTTGAAGAGTTTATTCAAGCTGAACTGACCCTTGAACGAACTCAAGAGATTATTCAAAAATTGTTTAAAGATTGGTTAGCGAGTGAGTTAAATTATCGGCTTTATAATGCTTAAAATACAAACAGAGACGCAGCTTGTTGATCAACTGCGCCTCTGAATTTAAAACGGAGAGGGAGGGATTCGAACCCTCGTTAGAGTCACCCCTAAACGACATTTCCAGTGTCGCGCCTTCAACCGCTCGGCCACCTCTCCAGGGGGAAATATTTCGTTTTTTACCCACAAAAATATATATTATCATAAGTTCTGGAAAGTCAACACTCTCTCAAAAAATTTTTTTATGTCCCGTTCCCACCGAATAGAAATTCATTATCGCCAGACGGGTGAACGCTATTACGTCAACGTTCCCGAAAATCGGTATATTCTGCAAAGCGCTGAAAATCAGGGGGTAGATTTGCCCTTTTCCTGTCGCAATGGCGCCTGTACCACCTGTGCGGTGCGGGTGGTTTCTGGCCAGTTGCACCAGTCGGAAGCCTTGGGACTCACCCCAGAGTTACAGAAACAGGGGTATGCGTTATTGTGCGTCAGTTATCCCCGTTCAGATTTAGTTGTGGAAACCCAAGACGAGGATGAAGTATATGAACTTCAATTCGGCCGCTACTTTGGTAAAGGCAAAGTTAAAACCGGATTACCTTTGGACGAAGATTAATTTACTCAAATTGAGAACATCTGAATATCAATTCAACTTCCTCTTCCTCAGCTTTTTGAACTGGGAAAGTCAAGGTAGGTTAATTGATTTCAGGTTTCCAACAAAAGGGTATGGTGGACTATTATTGGGAATTTTGCTGTTTTTAACCAGTTGTTCTCAACCTGACCTTCCTAAAGGAATCTTTACTAAAGTTGAACGAGTGATTAGTGGTCAAACCCTGGAAATTCTCGATAAAACGGGTAAAATTCCGGTATTGCAACAAGTTCGGTTAGCAGGAATTACTGCACCTGACTTGAAACAAGACCCTTGGGGGATTAATGCTAAACAATATTTAAAACAACTGTGTGAGGGTAAAAAAATTCTCTTAGAAGCAGATTTAAACAATAAAGATCGCTATGGTCGCATCTCCGGCTATATTTGGTTAAATCAAACCTTGGTGAATGAAGAATTAGTTAAAAGCGGATCTGTCTTAGCAGAAATTTCATCCGTTTATCGCTCTGTTACCTCAAATTTTCAGACTCAGTATCGTCAACGGTTGAACTATGCTCAAGAATATGCTCGACTCATGGGAAATGGCATTTGGAACCCAGAAAAACCCATGCGTTTAACTCCAACTGAATTTCGACAACAACAACCGCAGAGTAATT encodes the following:
- a CDS encoding peptidylprolyl isomerase encodes the protein MVQLSKDLLDEEIIGFLKHHLEFKDVYQKILSQKVINQVAEERGIIVTAEEIQNQANQQRYAKRLEKAADTLAWLADQMITSDDWEAGIREHLLSEKLAESLFTKDVEKYFIQNRLNFEQVSLYQIIVPYERLAKELFYQIEEEEISFYHAAHLYDIEPGRRERCGYEGKLYRWELKADFAAIVFAATPGEILSPVKTDQGYHLILVEEFIQAELTLERTQEIIQKLFKDWLASELNYRLYNA
- a CDS encoding thermonuclease family protein, with the protein product MNFNSAATLVKAKLKPDYLWTKINLLKLRTSEYQFNFLFLSFLNWESQGRLIDFRFPTKGYGGLLLGILLFLTSCSQPDLPKGIFTKVERVISGQTLEILDKTGKIPVLQQVRLAGITAPDLKQDPWGINAKQYLKQLCEGKKILLEADLNNKDRYGRISGYIWLNQTLVNEELVKSGSVLAEISSVYRSVTSNFQTQYRQRLNYAQEYARLMGNGIWNPEKPMRLTPTEFRQQQPQSNFNSPELLNIN
- a CDS encoding 2Fe-2S iron-sulfur cluster-binding protein, whose product is MSRSHRIEIHYRQTGERYYVNVPENRYILQSAENQGVDLPFSCRNGACTTCAVRVVSGQLHQSEALGLTPELQKQGYALLCVSYPRSDLVVETQDEDEVYELQFGRYFGKGKVKTGLPLDED